One Thermodesulfobacteriota bacterium genomic window carries:
- a CDS encoding carboxylesterase/lipase family protein, translated as MKKIIILILAALTVVSFSLSIPEFSHATGSAPPEPEPVPPPPIGNGITQTHTIYGDVKGFITDEGVVAFLGIPYAKPPVGELRFAPPVPGESWDNILDAMDFGPACPQPEIDPSDIMNWEISEDCLTLNVWTPSVDNQKRAVMFWIHGGGYIWESSGDKLYYGARMAARANVVVVSVEYRLGAFGFSYLEDVPGSGNAGLLDQVLALRWVRDNIAAFGGNPGNVTIWGESAGSYSVCALLGMPAAKGLFHKGIAQSGGSSTVRQQDYARRSTELLYQYAGVNTLAALRQLSWQEVMAAQEQVMETTLLPDNIYAAVVDGTVFPEPPLHAIARGQSSNIPLLAGTTRDEGRWWMVENAMLALPVATPLVTMTAFPYFERSIPPNKTAAEGIALYYASYPELVLSPNLVSLAMMTDAFLRVPTLRCAEAQVAYQPGNVFVYRFDWNPPCPEYPLLNLGSPHGAELAFVTGYPEGWPELYGEKGIPTALRNQMMDAWASFAKTGNPNHANMPVWRSYNKTDRPTMVFNTNGKEATSSLKKDPDGSTRAFWNAQPFDGVNPPLLPEDLSESGVIF; from the coding sequence ATGAAAAAAATAATCATTTTGATTCTGGCGGCGTTGACAGTTGTTTCTTTTTCCTTGTCGATTCCAGAGTTTTCCCATGCAACGGGCTCAGCTCCGCCTGAACCCGAGCCCGTCCCTCCCCCGCCGATTGGAAACGGAATCACCCAGACGCATACGATATACGGTGATGTCAAAGGTTTTATTACCGATGAGGGGGTGGTCGCTTTTCTCGGGATTCCCTATGCCAAACCGCCTGTCGGCGAACTGCGATTCGCTCCGCCGGTCCCTGGTGAATCCTGGGATAATATCCTTGATGCAATGGATTTCGGGCCGGCCTGCCCCCAGCCGGAAATCGATCCCAGCGACATCATGAACTGGGAGATCAGTGAGGACTGCCTCACCCTGAATGTATGGACGCCTTCCGTTGACAATCAGAAGCGGGCCGTCATGTTCTGGATCCATGGTGGCGGTTACATCTGGGAGAGCTCGGGCGACAAGCTTTACTACGGTGCGCGTATGGCGGCTCGCGCTAATGTCGTGGTCGTAAGCGTAGAGTACCGGCTCGGCGCCTTTGGTTTCAGTTATCTTGAAGATGTCCCGGGCAGCGGCAACGCCGGATTGCTGGACCAGGTTCTGGCCCTTCGCTGGGTCCGGGACAATATTGCCGCATTCGGCGGAAACCCTGGTAATGTCACCATCTGGGGAGAGTCGGCCGGGAGCTACAGCGTGTGCGCGCTTCTTGGCATGCCGGCTGCCAAAGGCCTGTTTCATAAAGGCATCGCGCAGAGCGGCGGGAGTTCAACGGTTCGACAGCAAGACTATGCCCGCCGTTCAACAGAATTGCTCTATCAATATGCGGGTGTCAACACCCTGGCGGCACTGCGCCAGCTCAGCTGGCAGGAGGTGATGGCCGCGCAGGAACAGGTAATGGAAACAACGCTTCTGCCGGATAATATATATGCCGCGGTTGTTGACGGTACCGTCTTTCCGGAGCCACCCCTTCATGCCATTGCCAGAGGACAATCATCAAACATCCCCCTGCTTGCGGGAACCACCCGGGACGAAGGGCGGTGGTGGATGGTGGAAAACGCGATGCTGGCGCTGCCGGTGGCGACACCACTGGTGACAATGACCGCGTTTCCCTATTTTGAAAGGTCTATTCCTCCCAATAAAACAGCCGCGGAGGGAATTGCCCTGTATTACGCCAGCTATCCTGAACTTGTTCTCTCGCCGAATCTTGTGTCCCTGGCCATGATGACGGATGCTTTCCTGCGTGTTCCGACACTCAGATGCGCTGAAGCACAGGTCGCGTATCAGCCCGGAAACGTTTTTGTCTACCGGTTTGACTGGAATCCACCTTGCCCCGAGTATCCCTTACTGAACCTCGGGTCGCCGCATGGCGCGGAACTGGCATTTGTCACGGGATATCCGGAAGGGTGGCCCGAACTCTACGGGGAAAAGGGTATTCCGACAGCCCTGCGGAACCAGATGATGGACGCCTGGGCGTCATTTGCCAAAACCGGAAACCCCAACCATGCCAACATGCCGGTATGGCGCTCTTATAATAAAACTGACCGCCCGACCATGGTTTTTAACACAAACGGCAAAGAAGCCACCAGCAGCCTGAAGAAAGATCCGGACGGTTCAACACGGGCTTTCTGGAATGCCCAGCCCTTTGATGGCGTTAATCCTCCCCTGCTGCCTGAGGATCTGTCCGAGTCGGGAGTTATTTTTTAG
- a CDS encoding sigma-54-dependent Fis family transcriptional regulator: MTTGPDASFYQKKQNLLDEGDLQEELSDIFRGVSNQIPADKINWVLSTFNPPRIGIIGQSSGTGGEKTNFIYDVPEKIVAVLQREDLPEFHLINHPEMDPLGKEIATRAKRFDWSALVLNFRIREDTLPSIMLYADGKNRYGEEHIRRLKPFTTRLQQVMEALIAENQRKGPDPLQKEPVTDKNEFFRQVTLRLCGHLDLQPGVSRCLQYISRFLPADGLFVRQLEPAFQSERVLAESFGLFHQQTGTLIPLVTRERHPADRGRTPRIRIINRPEQSLSMQPYTQIFGNDISCISMPLIHNKQAVGVAVLGLEGRDRYREEHLQLFSLLHDPLFLALSNNIKHREVIRLKNLIEEEKTTLAEALHYTAADTIIGGSLGLEAVMDKARLVADQDSPVLLSGETGTGKEIIANFIHQNSSRKDGPFIKVNCGAIPDTLVDSELFGHEKGAFTGAGTSQKGRFERADRGTIFLDEIADLPLAVQVRLLRVLQHKTIERVGGTDAISVDIRVIAATHRNLEERVASGQFREDLWFRLNVFPIQIPPLRSRKMDIPALVDYFIDKKSLDLKFHTRPLLSADAMDRLMSYEWPGNVRELENVVERELILNKNEALTFHNITPRQQEIREPDDEMTADHILSLDELFTRYVKRVLDLCDGKISGPDGAAEKLRVNPSTLRNRLKKMKIAYGWGKRRQRLIRIGNEEQAGYGFRPDQTTCRFRRGCP, from the coding sequence ATGACAACCGGTCCGGATGCTTCTTTTTATCAGAAAAAACAAAATCTTCTTGATGAAGGCGACCTTCAGGAGGAGTTGAGTGATATTTTCAGAGGCGTTTCAAACCAGATCCCCGCGGATAAGATCAATTGGGTCCTGTCAACTTTTAATCCCCCGAGAATAGGGATCATCGGACAGTCATCAGGCACAGGCGGAGAAAAAACCAATTTTATTTACGATGTCCCTGAAAAGATCGTAGCCGTATTGCAAAGAGAAGACCTGCCGGAATTTCACTTGATCAATCATCCGGAAATGGACCCTCTCGGAAAAGAGATCGCCACGCGTGCCAAACGTTTTGACTGGTCGGCGCTGGTTCTTAATTTTCGCATCCGCGAAGATACGTTACCTTCGATTATGCTCTACGCGGACGGAAAGAACAGGTACGGGGAAGAACATATCCGCCGGCTCAAGCCCTTTACGACGCGCCTTCAACAAGTTATGGAGGCCCTCATCGCGGAGAATCAAAGGAAAGGCCCGGATCCGCTTCAGAAAGAACCGGTGACGGACAAAAATGAATTTTTTCGCCAGGTCACCCTGCGGTTATGCGGCCACCTCGACCTGCAACCCGGTGTTTCCAGATGCCTCCAGTATATCAGCCGCTTTCTGCCGGCTGACGGGCTATTTGTCAGGCAGCTGGAACCGGCATTTCAATCGGAACGCGTGCTCGCGGAAAGCTTTGGTTTATTTCATCAGCAGACAGGGACACTGATCCCTTTGGTGACCCGGGAACGCCATCCTGCCGACAGGGGGAGAACCCCCAGGATACGTATCATCAACCGGCCGGAGCAGTCTCTTTCCATGCAACCCTACACGCAGATATTCGGGAACGATATATCGTGTATCTCCATGCCCCTTATCCACAATAAACAGGCCGTTGGTGTGGCCGTACTGGGCCTGGAAGGAAGGGACCGCTACCGGGAAGAGCATCTGCAGCTTTTTTCGCTGCTTCATGATCCCCTTTTCCTGGCCCTGTCAAATAATATCAAACACCGGGAAGTTATCCGGCTGAAAAATCTGATCGAAGAAGAGAAAACAACTCTGGCCGAAGCGCTCCATTACACGGCGGCGGACACCATTATCGGCGGCAGCCTTGGCCTGGAGGCCGTCATGGACAAGGCCCGTCTTGTCGCTGATCAGGACAGTCCGGTATTGCTGTCCGGTGAAACCGGCACGGGCAAGGAGATCATCGCCAATTTTATCCATCAGAACTCCTCCCGGAAAGACGGCCCCTTCATCAAGGTCAATTGCGGGGCCATACCGGATACACTGGTGGACAGCGAACTGTTCGGCCATGAAAAGGGCGCCTTCACCGGGGCGGGTACCTCCCAAAAGGGCCGCTTTGAAAGGGCTGACAGGGGAACGATTTTTCTCGATGAAATTGCGGACCTGCCCCTGGCCGTCCAGGTCCGCCTGCTGCGGGTCCTGCAGCATAAAACAATCGAGCGGGTCGGCGGTACGGATGCCATTTCCGTTGATATCCGCGTCATCGCCGCCACTCACCGCAACCTGGAAGAACGGGTCGCCTCCGGACAGTTCCGGGAGGATTTGTGGTTCCGGCTGAATGTCTTTCCCATCCAGATTCCGCCCCTGCGCTCAAGAAAAATGGATATTCCGGCCCTGGTGGATTATTTCATAGATAAAAAGTCGCTTGATTTGAAGTTCCATACCAGGCCGCTCCTGTCCGCGGATGCAATGGACCGGTTGATGTCTTATGAATGGCCGGGCAACGTCCGGGAACTGGAAAACGTGGTTGAAAGAGAATTGATTCTGAATAAGAACGAAGCCCTCACGTTTCATAACATCACCCCCCGTCAACAGGAGATCAGGGAGCCCGACGATGAGATGACAGCAGATCATATCCTCTCCCTTGATGAGCTCTTTACCCGTTACGTGAAAAGGGTTCTGGACCTGTGCGATGGTAAAATCAGCGGCCCGGACGGCGCCGCCGAAAAGCTTCGGGTAAACCCGAGCACACTTCGTAACCGGTTGAAGAAAATGAAAATAGCCTACGGCTGGGGAAAAAGACGACAACGCTTAATCAGGATAGGCAATGAAGAGCAGGCCGGATATGGTTTTAGACCAGATCAAACAACATGTCGCTTCCGGCGGGGATGTCCATGA
- a CDS encoding alpha/beta fold hydrolase, whose product MKTACLIKKTLIVRLFVLVTVLFSGTAFASGSAPPPPDTYTKTAYPLVLVHGSMGFDHTDIVGFIDTDYWPTIPYEVMRSGGTVYVAQVSAQNTPEIRGEQLIHELEFIKALKGHKKFNLIGHSFGAPTSRYVAAVRPDLVATVSTVGGSNDTDDRDNPNPPNPIDFPCGIDCQLTELIFMDAGGIRWTVPQPTSDINSNLASLREAARVSQQAVNSAYELYGFPIDVASDDGFDQRKEYFNRVYSIGRPDYWCGQGAQVGENGIGYYSWSGTQVLTNPLDPSDAALLAAATVGTLSGEPIQTDGLVNACESHWGKVIRDNYPMNHLDETNLLWELTNPFFNEVELYRQHANRLKNAGY is encoded by the coding sequence ATGAAAACGGCATGTCTGATCAAAAAAACGCTCATCGTTAGGTTGTTTGTCCTTGTCACCGTTCTTTTCTCCGGTACGGCGTTTGCCTCGGGATCAGCCCCGCCGCCCCCTGATACATACACCAAAACAGCCTATCCGCTGGTCCTGGTGCACGGCAGTATGGGGTTTGACCATACGGATATTGTCGGCTTCATCGACACCGATTACTGGCCCACCATTCCTTATGAAGTTATGCGCAGCGGCGGCACCGTATACGTGGCGCAGGTTTCAGCGCAAAATACCCCTGAAATCCGGGGGGAGCAGCTCATTCACGAGCTTGAATTCATCAAGGCCTTGAAGGGGCATAAAAAGTTCAACCTCATCGGCCACAGTTTCGGCGCACCGACATCCCGGTATGTGGCCGCTGTGCGGCCGGACCTGGTGGCGACGGTCAGTACGGTGGGCGGGTCAAACGACACCGATGACCGGGACAACCCCAACCCGCCGAACCCCATTGATTTTCCGTGCGGCATCGATTGCCAGTTGACCGAGCTGATTTTTATGGATGCCGGCGGCATTCGCTGGACCGTACCGCAGCCTACCAGCGATATTAATTCCAACCTGGCTTCCTTAAGGGAAGCGGCCAGGGTTTCCCAGCAGGCCGTTAACAGCGCCTATGAGCTTTACGGTTTTCCTATTGACGTCGCTTCTGATGATGGTTTTGATCAGCGCAAGGAATACTTCAACCGCGTATACTCCATCGGCCGCCCGGATTACTGGTGCGGCCAGGGGGCCCAGGTGGGAGAAAACGGCATCGGGTATTACTCCTGGTCAGGTACCCAGGTACTGACCAATCCGCTTGATCCTTCTGATGCCGCCCTGCTTGCCGCCGCCACCGTCGGCACCCTCTCCGGTGAACCCATCCAGACAGACGGCCTGGTAAACGCCTGTGAATCCCACTGGGGCAAAGTGATCCGCGATAACTACCCCATGAACCACCTGGATGAAACCAACCTTCTCTGGGAGCTGACCAACCCGTTTTTCAATGAGGTGGAGCTGTATCGCCAGCATGCCAATCGGCTGAAAAATGCCGGCTATTAA
- a CDS encoding 4Fe-4S binding protein, with amino-acid sequence MTIQKFNQNKCTGCGACVEYCTRDVWRMNPETGKAHVAYPEDCQSCYTCEINCPEFAIWVHPFRYAPKMWPCDMEYEDAF; translated from the coding sequence ATGACGATTCAGAAATTTAATCAGAATAAATGTACCGGTTGCGGCGCCTGCGTGGAATACTGCACCAGAGACGTGTGGAGAATGAACCCGGAAACCGGGAAAGCCCATGTCGCATACCCGGAGGATTGCCAGTCCTGCTATACATGTGAAATTAACTGCCCGGAATTTGCCATCTGGGTGCATCCCTTCCGCTATGCACCGAAAATGTGGCCGTGCGACATGGAATATGAAGATGCCTTCTAA
- a CDS encoding lipase secretion chaperone gives MLISPSQHDTEIDGRLQEDRNGNLIVDIGFRDLFDYFFSALGEKTPEQIAASMEQYIDGTLSPRAAGQARALLKMFMAYNRDLAEHASADNTDVYNLHGRALVDHLKGYHTYLADARRRHFGQEFSDVFFQNEEKYQAYNIARLELSLTDLPAEEKKRQVEELRSRLPEMQQEIIRNHEQVNEFLKKEKAWRKEGVSDDERYERRLADYGYDAAERMAALDQSNRVWQSRLNEFFAEVDRIDAADEPDADKKELIEEIKVSAFSETERLRVDVIERYRVKKNNTGN, from the coding sequence ATGTTGATATCACCGTCCCAGCATGACACGGAAATTGACGGCCGGTTGCAGGAGGACAGGAACGGTAACCTGATTGTGGACATCGGTTTCCGGGACCTCTTTGATTATTTTTTTTCAGCGCTGGGTGAAAAAACACCTGAACAGATCGCCGCCAGTATGGAGCAGTATATTGACGGCACGCTTTCCCCCAGGGCTGCCGGACAGGCCCGGGCGCTGTTGAAGATGTTTATGGCCTATAACCGGGATCTGGCGGAACACGCGTCTGCCGATAACACGGATGTCTACAATCTTCACGGCCGGGCCCTGGTTGATCACCTGAAAGGCTATCATACGTATCTGGCGGATGCCCGAAGGCGTCACTTCGGCCAGGAATTCAGCGACGTGTTTTTTCAAAACGAAGAAAAATACCAGGCCTACAATATTGCCCGCCTGGAGTTGAGCCTGACAGATTTGCCGGCGGAAGAAAAAAAACGGCAGGTAGAGGAATTGAGAAGCCGGTTACCGGAAATGCAGCAGGAGATCATCCGCAACCACGAACAGGTGAATGAATTTTTAAAAAAAGAAAAAGCCTGGCGGAAGGAGGGGGTGTCCGATGACGAACGGTATGAAAGGCGATTGGCTGACTACGGGTATGACGCGGCCGAACGGATGGCGGCGCTGGATCAAAGCAACCGCGTCTGGCAATCCCGCCTGAACGAATTCTTCGCGGAGGTTGATCGGATTGATGCCGCCGACGAGCCCGACGCGGACAAAAAAGAGTTGATCGAAGAAATAAAAGTCAGCGCGTTTTCCGAAACGGAGCGTTTGCGTGTGGATGTGATTGAACGGTATCGCGTAAAAAAAAATAACACCGGAAATTAA
- a CDS encoding FAD-binding protein codes for MNRISRRDMLKFMGMTGAAALAPYPIRHAHAAKRPVPTVNILKSYPYEDREVFEADLVIVGTGLGGLWAAVTAAEEGIKRIAIVDKGGLGVSSGSGMILAGTIYWLEGDDLAACEKEYLRYSGGLGHPDMLRDMMQTSRRRMEKWKKWGVTYEGLPVLGIRIPTDGNRYNKLSINPRYKGWACGRALVQCLLDRIDAQGVSTYFSKTMITDLLVENGRINGAVGLNRLNGNRIVFKAPSVILATGSCTFGPGYNVSAHQTGDGYALAYRAGSKLQNLEFLNPDVLARDYNLEGGHLTGMFGARFINKHGKDFMWDYDPNNGTNSNFNTIAFAFADEWARGNAPVYLDQTTVVYKYIVSRIFENLSPLNTWQALNYRRLRETGNAPTDYPHNQIVLYYGLQGCIRTDNDLMSDEIDGLFAASLSQSFDMSTIKGISSARGMWSGEKTGRTATRYARGADMPVLHRDQVENALERSIQYMKRGSGLTYWPLIKKFQDILHKPEIGLRKTAESLEHGLKQLTEFKENDLPALKAGDSHELVKAHELENMVLVAELFLKSSIIRTESRYSHRRMEYPLPDNENWLKFINWQINKDNEAVLNFEKQA; via the coding sequence ATGAATCGTATTTCAAGAAGAGACATGTTGAAATTCATGGGAATGACAGGCGCCGCGGCCTTGGCACCTTATCCCATAAGACATGCCCATGCGGCCAAGCGGCCTGTGCCGACGGTAAATATTTTGAAATCCTACCCGTATGAAGACCGGGAAGTTTTTGAGGCGGACCTGGTTATCGTGGGCACCGGGCTCGGTGGTTTATGGGCGGCGGTTACCGCGGCGGAAGAAGGCATTAAACGGATCGCCATTGTTGACAAAGGCGGGCTGGGCGTTTCTTCAGGTTCCGGCATGATTCTCGCGGGTACAATTTACTGGCTGGAAGGAGACGACCTTGCTGCCTGTGAGAAAGAATACCTGAGATACAGCGGCGGTCTCGGTCACCCGGACATGCTCCGGGACATGATGCAGACCTCCCGCAGGCGGATGGAAAAATGGAAAAAGTGGGGCGTTACCTATGAAGGGCTTCCGGTGCTTGGAATTCGAATACCGACCGATGGAAACCGCTACAACAAATTGAGCATAAATCCGCGCTATAAAGGCTGGGCCTGCGGGCGGGCACTGGTGCAGTGCCTGCTGGACAGGATTGATGCCCAGGGCGTGTCCACGTATTTTTCAAAAACAATGATCACCGATTTACTGGTGGAAAACGGCCGGATAAACGGCGCCGTGGGTTTGAACCGGCTGAACGGAAACCGGATCGTTTTCAAGGCGCCGTCCGTCATACTGGCCACGGGCTCCTGCACATTCGGGCCGGGGTATAACGTCAGCGCTCATCAAACCGGCGACGGATACGCATTGGCCTACCGCGCGGGCAGCAAACTGCAGAATCTCGAATTTTTGAACCCGGATGTTCTGGCGCGGGATTATAACCTTGAGGGCGGTCACCTGACCGGCATGTTCGGCGCCCGGTTCATCAATAAACACGGAAAAGATTTTATGTGGGATTATGATCCCAACAACGGCACGAATTCAAACTTCAATACCATTGCTTTTGCCTTTGCCGATGAATGGGCCAGGGGGAACGCCCCTGTTTACCTGGACCAGACCACTGTCGTGTACAAATATATCGTCTCCAGAATATTTGAAAACTTAAGCCCCCTGAACACCTGGCAGGCGCTTAACTACAGGCGGCTGAGGGAAACCGGGAACGCGCCCACAGACTATCCGCACAACCAGATTGTTTTATATTACGGACTGCAGGGATGCATCCGGACCGACAACGACCTGATGAGTGATGAAATTGACGGGTTGTTTGCCGCCAGCCTCAGTCAGTCTTTTGATATGAGCACCATCAAAGGAATATCATCCGCCCGCGGCATGTGGTCCGGAGAAAAAACAGGCCGGACAGCCACCCGGTATGCCAGGGGGGCGGACATGCCGGTATTGCACAGGGACCAGGTGGAGAATGCGCTTGAACGTTCCATACAATATATGAAACGGGGAAGCGGTCTTACCTACTGGCCGTTAATAAAAAAATTCCAGGATATTCTGCACAAACCAGAAATCGGCCTGCGAAAAACCGCCGAAAGCCTTGAACATGGATTAAAACAACTCACAGAATTTAAAGAGAATGATCTCCCGGCCCTTAAAGCAGGAGATTCGCATGAATTGGTAAAAGCCCATGAACTGGAGAATATGGTTCTGGTCGCCGAGTTGTTTCTGAAGTCATCCATCATCCGGACAGAAAGCAGATATTCCCACAGAAGAATGGAATATCCTTTGCCGGATAATGAAAACTGGCTGAAATTCATCAACTGGCAAATCAACAAGGATAATGAAGCCGTGTTGAATTTTGAAAAACAAGCCTGA
- a CDS encoding electron transfer flavoprotein subunit beta/FixA family protein — protein sequence MHIVVCMKQVPDPESPPESFAIDQETLRVEPRGIPPVMSLFDENALEAALKMKDADKDGTRITVLSAGKRVPDAVMLKSLAAGADALAKIEGPDLDHMALNARGTAHVLARAIEKIGDADLILAGRQAADSNAGQVGAEIAAALDFPLITMARKITPDSGSILVERVLADGYEVVKAPLPCVVVVSNEVGELRYPAMKERREAKKKPVSSTGPGDVGAERIPEAGAGLKGLEYPAARERRCEMIPGDDPARAAKTLMKKLKESGLF from the coding sequence ATGCATATCGTCGTTTGTATGAAGCAGGTGCCGGATCCGGAAAGCCCCCCCGAATCTTTTGCCATCGACCAGGAGACCCTGCGCGTGGAGCCCCGGGGTATCCCGCCGGTCATGTCCCTGTTTGATGAAAACGCCCTGGAGGCGGCCCTGAAGATGAAGGACGCTGACAAGGACGGGACCAGAATCACGGTGCTCTCCGCCGGAAAACGGGTGCCGGACGCGGTCATGCTCAAATCCCTGGCCGCCGGTGCGGACGCGCTTGCCAAAATCGAGGGGCCTGACCTTGACCATATGGCCTTGAACGCCCGGGGCACGGCCCATGTCCTGGCCAGAGCCATCGAAAAAATCGGGGACGCCGATCTGATCCTGGCCGGCCGCCAGGCCGCGGATTCCAACGCCGGGCAGGTGGGAGCGGAGATCGCCGCGGCCCTGGACTTTCCCCTAATCACCATGGCCCGTAAGATTACGCCGGACAGCGGTTCGATCCTGGTGGAGCGGGTCCTGGCGGACGGGTATGAAGTCGTCAAGGCGCCCCTGCCCTGCGTGGTGGTGGTCTCCAACGAGGTGGGGGAACTCCGGTACCCGGCCATGAAGGAAAGAAGAGAGGCCAAAAAAAAGCCCGTCTCCTCAACCGGGCCCGGGGACGTAGGCGCGGAGCGGATCCCGGAAGCCGGGGCCGGCCTCAAGGGCCTGGAATATCCGGCGGCCAGAGAACGCCGGTGCGAAATGATCCCGGGTGATGATCCCGCCCGGGCGGCGAAAACCCTTATGAAAAAATTAAAGGAATCGGGCCTTTTCTGA